The following are encoded together in the Cicer arietinum cultivar CDC Frontier isolate Library 1 chromosome 2, Cicar.CDCFrontier_v2.0, whole genome shotgun sequence genome:
- the LOC101508727 gene encoding protein FAR1-RELATED SEQUENCE 3, producing the protein MDVHVINVGEGSGHRGMENGGDVELGEGEVSNAGNSGSHVEDMVFEPYLGMEFDSEDSAKTFYSEYARRSGFSSKAGLHGQFNADGTNMFREFVCSREGLKRKMTESCGAMIRIEQKGQNKWVVAKFVKEHNHSMAVPDKVDKLRPQKHFSSVGRTMPETYKGVGLVPSGVMYISIDGNHVSSENSQKSRNYPAAAAAKTSHLVKNATSMTYTVRQPNQKRTLGKDAENLLEYFKKVQAENPGFFYAIQLDEDNRMSNVFWADARSRTAYSHFGDAVTLETAYRANQYNVPFAPFTGINHHGQMILFGCGLIFDDSEASFGWLCKTFLAAMNDRHPISITTDQNRSIQTAVSQVFPQARHCINKRHVLREGHKKLDHVCRMYPNFQCELYNCINLTETTEEFDLSWNSIIDKYQIRGHDWLQSLYSTRAQWVPAYFRDSFFAVISPYQGFNGSFFDGFVNQYTTLPMFFRQYELALERWFEKEIELDFETICTAPVLKTPSPMENQVAKLYTRKIFLKFQEELVETFAYTANRIEEDGENSIFSVAKFEDDQKLYTVTLKQSELRANCSCQMFEYSGILCRHVLTVFMVSNVFTIPSHYILKRWTRDAKSSVVLDDCAGESHGHESLTSRYTNLCREAIRYAEEGAVAVETYDAAMGVLREGGKKIAVTKRSIAKVAPPNQQVSGNTCTDKKTPTSTSDTTPLLWPLNDETTGFNLNDVGAPVLPVADLNLPQTTPPPHKRVDVAAPVSRQRVDGPSPVPRKRVDGPRSVPRKRVDGPSAMSRQRDDGPPPVPLQQDDGPPENTVVFPCLKSMTWVMENKTSTPGNRVAVINLKLQDYSKNPSAEYEVKFHLSRVNVEPVLKSMAEVSEQLSTTSSKVAVINLKHEDAQTSGESEVKFQVSRDALGAVLRSMAYIREQLSCAGDAHSEPVSKKLRN; encoded by the exons ATGGATGTTCATGTGATAAACGTGGGAGAAGGAAGTGGTCATCGAGGTATGGAAAATGGTGGGGATGTTGAACTTGGTGAAGGCGAAGTTAGTAATGCTGGAAACTCGGGATCTCATGTTGAGGATATGGTTTTTGAGCCATATTTGGGTATGGAATTTGATTCTGAAGATTCGGCAAAAACTTTTTATAGTGAGTATGCCAGACGTTCGGGTTTCAGCTCCAAAGCTGGCTTGCACGGTCAGTTTAATGCTGATGGGACAAATATGTTTCGGGAATTCGTGTGTAGCAGGGAAGGTTTAAAAAGAAAGATGACTGAAAGTTGCGGTGCGATGATTAGAATAGAACAAAAGGGTCAAAATAAGTGGGTTGTTGCAAAATTTGTGAAGGAACATAACCATTCCATGGCGGTTCCTGATAAGGTGGATAAACTTCGACCACAGAAGCATTTTTCTAGTGTTGGAAGAACTATGCCTGAAACTTACAAAGGAGTGGGGCTTGTTCCCAGTGGTGTCATGTATATATCTATCGATGGGAATCACGTTTCCTCCGAGAATAGTCAGAAAAGTAGGAATTATCCTGCAGCTGCTGCTGCCAAAACGAGTCATCTGGTTAAAAATGCTACATCGATGACATATACTGTAAGGCAGCCTAATCAAAAGAGGACATTAGGAAAGGATGCTGAGAACCTGCTGGAGTATTTTAAGAAAGTGCAGGCTGAAAACCCTGGTTTCTTCTATGCAATACAACTTGATGAAGATAATCGTATGTCAAATGtgttttgggcagatgcaagaTCAAGGACAGCTTACAGTCATTTTGGTGATGCTGTTACCCTGGAAACAGCATATAGAGCAAATCAATATAATGTGCCGTTTGCTCCATTCACTGGGATAAATCATCACGGTCAGATGATTTTGTTTGGCTGTGGACTCATTTTTGATGACTCTGAGGCTTCTTTTGGTTGGCTCTGTAAGACATTTCTGGCAGCGATGAACGACCGTCACCCTATCTCTATTACTACTGATCAGAACAGATCCATACAAACAGCAGTTTCACAGGTTTTTCCTCAAGCACGCCACTGTATAAATAAGCGGCATGTCTTGCGTGAAGGCCACAAAAAGTTGGACCATGTATGCCGCATGTATCCAAATTTTCAGTGTGAACTTTATAATTGTATTAACCTGACAGAAACAACTGAGGAGTTTGATTTGTCTTGGAATTCTATCATCGATAAATATCAAATCAGAGGGCATGATTGGCTTCAGTCCTTGTATAGTACTCGTGCTCAATGGGTTCCAGCATATTTTCGTGATTCATTTTTCGCTGTAATATCTCCTTATCAAGGATTCAATGGTTCTTTTTTTGACGGTTTTGTCAACCAGTATACGACATTACCAATGTTCTTTAGGCAGTATGAACTAGCTCTGGAGAGATGGTTTGAAAAGGAAATAGAATTAGATTTTGAGACAATTTGTACTGCACCAGTTCTAAAGACACCCTCACCAATGGAGAATCAGGTTGCTAAGCTTTATACGcggaaaatatttttgaagtttcaAGAAGAGCTAGTTGAAACTTTTGCGTACACAGCCAACAGAATCGAAGAGGATGGGGAAAATAGCATATTTAGTGTTGCAAAATTTGAGGATGACCAAAAGTTGTATACTGTTACATTAAAGCAGTCCGAATTGAGAGCTAACTGTAGTTGCCAGATGTTTGAGTATTCAGGAATTCTTTGTAGGCATGTTTTAACTGTTTTCATGGTGTCTAATGTTTTTACTATACCATCCCACTACATCTTAAAACGGTGGACAAGGGATGCAAAAAGCAGTGTTGTGTTGGATGACTGTGCTGGTGAATCACATGGACACGAGTCTTTGACATCACGATATACCAATCTATGCCGGGAAGCCATTAGATACGCCGAGGAAGGGGCAGTAGCTGTGGAAACTTATGATGCTGCAATGGGTGTTCTTAGAGAAGGTGGAAAGAAAATTGCTGTCACGAAGAGAAGTATTGCCAAAGTTGCACCACCTAATCAACAAGTCAGCGGGAATACTTGCACTGACAAGAAAACCCCTACTTCAACATCAGATACAACTCCTCTGTTATGGCCACTTAACGATGAAACAACAGGGTTTAATCTTAATGATGTCGGTGCTCCTGTCCTACCAGTTGCTGATCTGAATTTACCACAAACAACCCCACCGCCTCATAAGCGAGTTGATGTTGCTGCCCCAGTGTCTCGACAGCGAGTTGATGGTCCATCCCCAGTGCCTCGTAAGCGAGTTGATGGTCCACGCTCAGTGCCTCGTAAGCGTGTTGATGGTCCATCCGCAATGTCTCGTCAGCGAGATGATGGCCCACCCCCAGTGCCTCTTCAGCAAGACGATGGTCCACCTGAAAACACG GTGGTTTTTCCATGTCTGAAGTCAATGACATGGGTAATGGAGAACAAAACCTCAACGCCAGGGAATAGAGTAGCCGTTATTAATCTTAAG TTGCAAGATTATAGCAAGAATCCATCAGCAGAATATGAGGTCAAGTTTCATCTCTCGCGAGTTAATGTGGAACCTGTTTTAAAGTCTATGGCTGAAGTTAGCGAACAACTTTCAACAACATCTAGTAAGGTTGCTGTAATAAATCTCAAG CATGAGGATGCCCAGACTTCTGGTGAATCTGAAGTTAAGTTTCAAGTGTCCAGGGATGCATTAGGTGCTGTGCTACGATCAATGGCTTATATCCGCGAGCAACTTTCTTGTGCT GGCGATGCGCACTCCGAACCTGTGTCGAAAAAGCTTCGAAACTAA
- the LOC101509248 gene encoding uncharacterized protein, giving the protein MSDDETTASTTPTSTPTVTFTPNTTEKIQSAIKSLSSIITTIPSTTTNSLSILNDTKTYSQIATLLRQPNSGAGDNNLCRWLYDTFQSNVSDLQLIVLHFLPVIAGVYLSRVADRKPQAGFEAVLLALYAHETTSRAGEAVTITIPDISHPSVYHESKVVINKNNSTELNVVVVSPLLEPHGTVRSTRRARIVAVAFELFYSKISQIPISSKIDFCKFCKIWAGQNGDMYTNFEEEKEDEDDDEENDDENEEVVEEGESNEEFVKKGRVPMPWELLQAILRILGHCLLGPNNKDTMLFETASETCRCLFARAMHDVNPKAILAMRSLLRLSKNVVVDDFDPTELPKTDVITL; this is encoded by the coding sequence ATGTCCGACGACGAAACCACCGCCTCCACCACTCCCACCTCCACTCCAACCGTCACATTCACCCCTAACACCACCGAAAAAATCCAATCCGCAATCAAATCCCTTTCCTCCATCATCACCACCATTCCCTCCACCACTACCAACTCTCTCTCAATCCTCAACGACACCAAAACCTATTCCCAAATCGCCACTCTCCTCCGTCAACCTAACTCCGGCGCCGGCGACAACAATCTCTGCCGTTGGCTCTACGACACTTTCCAATCAAACGTCTCCGATCTCCAACTCATCGTCCTCCACTTCCTCCCTGTAATCGCCGGCGTTTACCTCTCACGCGTCGCCGATCGAAAACCGCAAGCCGGCTTCGAAGCCGTTCTTTTAGCCCTATACGCGCATGAAACAACCTCACGCGCCGGCGAGGCTGTTACGATTACAATCCCTGACATATCACACCCTAGCGTGTATCATGAATCGAAAgtagtaataaataaaaacaattccACTGAACTAAACGTCGTCGTTGTGTCACCTTTGCTTGAACCACACGGCACCGTTAGATCCACTAGAAGAGCTCGAATCGTAGCCGTTGCTTTTGAGTTATTTTATAGCAAAATCTCACAAATACCAATTTcatctaaaattgatttttgtaagTTTTGTAAAATTTGGGCGGGTCAAAATGGTGACATGTACACTAATTTCGAAGAGgaaaaagaagatgaagatgatgatgaagaaaatgacgatgaaaatgaggaagttgttgAAGAAGGAGAAAGTAATGAAGAGTTTGTTAAAAAAGGGAGGGTACCTATGCCTTGGGAATTGTTGCAAGCAATTTTGAGAATTTTGGGACATTGTTTGTTGGGTCCTAATAATAAGGATACAATGTTGTTTGAGACAGCAAGTGAGACTTGTAGGTGTTTGTTTGCAAGGGCAATGCATGATGTTAATCCTAAAGCAATTTTGGCTATGAGAAGCTTGTTGAGGCTTTCTAAAAATGTTGTAGTTGATGATTTTGATCCAACTGAACTACCCAAAACCGATGTTATTACTCTTTAG
- the LOC101509569 gene encoding F-box/WD-40 repeat-containing protein At5g21040 yields MAFEFPQSTKVSHNLVENPSIHIDIDIVKSNQEPNSKLESIKRDNFKGKSKLSSKKGIKASATDLNQSSVPGDVVIASRRSITDLPPVLISEILNCLDPKDLGIVSCVSTILHSLASEHHAWKQFYCDRWGLPTAPAALDPGDGVADSDEKSWKEIFVEREFRSKTFMGRYSMEVLYGHTEAVRTVFLLASAKLLFTSGYDTVVRMWNMEDGLSIASSKPLGCTIRAVAADTRLLVAGGTDGFIHCWRAVEGMPHLFDLRGSPQNQNTEVRLWGHDGPVTSLAFDLTRIYSGSWDTTVRVWDRHSMKCMVVLRHSDWVWGLVPHDTTVASTSGSDVYVWDTNSGSLVTIVQNAHVGNTYALARSLTGDFVFTGGEDGSIHMYEIVHDSYVTEALHVATWDPHSGPVYSLAFEFPWLVSSSDGKLALIDVRKLLRTSKRSLGKRATKAKHSGEVNVEPPQRMLHGFKSNLYSVDIGADRIVCGGEEGVVRIWNFTEALETERRVRALRGLRLENRMRRRKLQTDYNSKGGRSDQCSVVAKKNSVTCIWPSKRGMSGKTKA; encoded by the coding sequence ATGGCATTTGAGTTCCCGCAGAGTACTAAGGTTTCTCACAATTTGGTTGAAAATCCAAGCATTCACATAGACATAGACATAGTTAAGTCGAATCAAGAACCCAATTCCAAACTTGAATCTATAAAGCGCGATAATTTCAAGGGAAAATCGAAATTGAGTTCCAAGAAAGGAATCAAAGCCTCTGCCACTGATTTGAATCAATCATCAGTTCCTGGTGATGTGGTTATTGCTTCGCGTAGGTCCATAACCGACCTTCCTCCGGTTTTGATATCTGAGATTCTTAATTGCCTTGATCCCAAAGATCTTGGAATTGTTTCATGTGTCTCCACGATTCTCCATAGTCTTGCTTCTGAGCACCATGCTTGGAAGCAATTCTATTGTGATAGGTGGGGACTCCCAACAGCTCCTGCGGCCCTGGATCCTGGAGATGGGGTCGCCGATTCCGATGAGAAGTCATGGAAGGAGATTTTTGTGGAGAGAGAGTTTAGGAGTAAGACTTTTATGGGACGGTATAGTATGGAAGTGTTGTATGGTCATACTGAGGCTGTTCGGACTGTTTTTTTGTTGGCTTCTGCAAAGCTCCTATTTACCTCTGGTTATGACACTGTTGTGAGGATGTGGAACATGGAAGATGGGTTGTCGATTGCATCGTCTAAACCCCTTGGTTGCACCATTCGTGCGGTTGCAGCAGATACACGACTATTAGTTGCTGGTGGTACTGATGGGTTCATTCATTGTTGGAGGGCTGTTGAAGGAATGCCCCATCTGTTTGATCTGAGAGGCTCACCACAAAACCAGAATACCGAGGTTCGACTTTGGGGTCATGATGGTCCGGTTACTTCACTTGCTTTCGATTTGACGAGGATTTACAGTGGCTCTTGGGATACGACTGTTCGTGTGTGGGATCGACACTCGATGAAATGTATGGTGGTGCTGAGGCATAGTGACTGGGTTTGGGGACTTGTCCCTCATGATACTACAGTTGCCAGCACGTCGGGTTCAGATGTGTATGTTTGGGATACTAATAGTGGAAGTTTGGTGACCATTGTTCAAAATGCTCATGTTGGTAATACTTATGCTTTGGCAAGAAGCCTTACAGGGGATTTCGTTTTTACTGGAGGTGAGGATGGTTCGATACACATGTACGAGATTGTACACGATAGCTATGTGACTGAAGCTTTGCATGTTGCTACATGGGATCCTCATTCTGGTCCTGTGTATTCCCTTGCCTTTGAGTTTCCTTGGCTTGTTTCCTCGAGTGATGGCAAGCTGGCTCTAATTGACGTGAGGAAGCTGCTGCGGACGAGCAAGCGCTCTCTAGGGAAGAGAGCTACAAAGGCAAAGCATTCTGGTGAAGTTAATGTAGAGCCTCCACAGAGGATGTTACATGGATTTAAGAGCAATCTTTACTCGGTAGATATAGGAGCTGATCGAATTGTCTGTGGTGGTGAAGAAGGCGTTGTCAGGATTTGGAATTTCACAGAAGCTTTGGAAACTGAACGCAGGGTCCGTGCACTGAGAGGATTACGATTAGAAAACAGAATGAGACGGCGTAAGCTCCAAACAGATTACAACAGTAAAGGTGGTAGGAGTGATCAATGTTCAGTTGTGGCCAAGAAGAATTCGGTGACATGTATTTGGCCAAGTAAACGTGGGATGAGTGGAAAAACGAAGGCATAG